Proteins from a genomic interval of uncultured Desulfuromusa sp.:
- a CDS encoding dihydrodipicolinate synthase family protein produces MKFKSLQGVFPYLVSPVDAHGNVLDTVLGDLVEHLIKAGVHGLTPLGSTGEFAYLNWSQRCRIVDIVVEANAGRVPVVAGVAATTIAEATHQAQHFVEIGVDGILAILEAYFPISHAGVVNYFSAIAHAVPDHPIVLYTNPQFQRSDLSLESIRQLSQVANILYLKDASSNTGRLLSIMNLVGDQLKIFSASAHIPACVMLLGGVGWMAGPACVVPEQSVRLYQLARQKCWDEAMTLQRELWSINQVFAKYNLAACIKAALEIQGFPVADPLPPQFPLAGTERQEIAEILSRLAVL; encoded by the coding sequence ATGAAGTTTAAATCGTTACAGGGGGTTTTTCCTTATCTCGTGTCGCCGGTGGATGCACATGGGAACGTTCTTGACACGGTGCTTGGTGATCTGGTTGAGCATCTCATAAAGGCAGGTGTTCATGGTTTGACGCCCTTGGGGAGTACCGGTGAGTTTGCCTACTTGAACTGGTCGCAAAGGTGCCGGATCGTCGATATTGTTGTCGAGGCGAATGCCGGGCGAGTTCCGGTTGTGGCTGGGGTGGCAGCAACGACAATCGCTGAAGCAACCCATCAGGCGCAGCATTTCGTCGAGATTGGCGTTGATGGTATCTTGGCTATTCTTGAGGCTTATTTTCCCATCAGCCACGCCGGTGTCGTAAATTATTTCAGCGCGATAGCGCATGCCGTTCCCGATCATCCCATAGTGCTGTACACCAATCCACAGTTTCAGCGCAGTGATCTGTCTCTGGAGTCGATCCGGCAATTGTCCCAAGTCGCTAATATCCTCTATTTGAAAGATGCTTCAAGCAATACCGGACGCTTGCTTTCTATTATGAATCTTGTTGGTGATCAGCTGAAGATTTTCAGTGCGTCGGCCCATATCCCGGCCTGTGTGATGCTTCTTGGTGGCGTCGGTTGGATGGCTGGGCCCGCCTGTGTTGTGCCGGAGCAGAGCGTTCGGCTGTATCAATTGGCCAGGCAGAAATGTTGGGATGAGGCCATGACTTTACAGCGTGAGCTGTGGAGTATCAACCAGGTCTTTGCCAAATATAACCTGGCTGCCTGCATTAAGGCCGCCCTTGAAATTCAAGGGTTTCCGGTCGCTGATCCTCTTCCTCCGCAGTTCCCCCTGGCTGGGACAGAGCGGCAGGAGATTGCCGAGATCCTCTCGCGTTTGGCTGTTTTGTAG
- a CDS encoding TRAP transporter substrate-binding protein — protein MKKNKLVYVSMLVAVAFVMSVTIASAAPIVIKFSHVVAENTPKGQMANKFKQLVDERLSDKVQVEVFPNSQLFGDNKVLEAMILGDVQMAAPSLSKFKKYTKSLQIFDLPFLFKDMAAVEKFQQSPVGQKLLVATQKKGLIGLGYLHNGFKQLSANDVLRVPADAKGKKFRIQSSDVLAAQFEALGAMPLKKPFSEVFTLLQTKAIDGQENSWSNIYSKKFYEVQPHITESNHGVIDYFVITSTEFWMGLPDDIRVEVKKALDEAIVFGNKIAADKAISDRQKIIDSKRCTITKLTDAERQQWVDAMKPVWKQFEKEIGKEYLEAAVSSN, from the coding sequence ATGAAAAAAAACAAGCTGGTGTATGTAAGTATGTTGGTCGCAGTTGCTTTTGTGATGTCTGTCACGATTGCATCGGCAGCCCCGATAGTCATCAAATTTTCCCACGTTGTTGCTGAAAATACCCCTAAAGGTCAAATGGCTAACAAGTTCAAACAGCTTGTTGATGAACGTTTAAGTGATAAGGTCCAGGTTGAAGTCTTCCCCAACTCACAACTTTTCGGGGACAATAAGGTTCTGGAAGCTATGATTCTTGGCGATGTCCAGATGGCTGCTCCTTCATTGTCAAAATTTAAAAAATACACCAAATCCCTGCAAATTTTTGACCTCCCATTTTTATTCAAAGATATGGCTGCTGTCGAAAAATTTCAACAAAGTCCAGTTGGACAAAAATTGCTGGTTGCCACCCAGAAAAAAGGGCTGATCGGGCTGGGATACCTGCATAATGGTTTTAAGCAGCTGTCTGCAAATGATGTGCTGCGTGTTCCTGCGGATGCAAAGGGAAAAAAATTCCGCATCCAATCCTCCGATGTGTTGGCCGCTCAGTTTGAAGCCCTTGGTGCAATGCCCTTGAAGAAACCTTTCTCTGAAGTTTTTACCCTGCTTCAGACGAAAGCCATCGATGGCCAGGAGAATTCCTGGTCCAATATTTATTCGAAAAAATTCTATGAGGTGCAACCACATATTACTGAGTCAAACCACGGTGTTATTGATTACTTTGTTATCACATCGACTGAATTCTGGATGGGCCTACCTGATGACATCCGTGTTGAAGTTAAGAAGGCCCTCGATGAAGCCATCGTATTTGGTAACAAGATTGCGGCTGACAAGGCTATTTCAGATCGCCAGAAAATCATCGATTCTAAGCGTTGCACAATTACAAAATTGACAGATGCTGAACGTCAGCAGTGGGTTGATGCCATGAAACCAGTCTGGAAGCAGTTTGAAAAAGAGATTGGCAAAGAATACTTAGAGGCCGCAGTTTCATCTAACTAA
- a CDS encoding CoA ester lyase — MDYIRSFLFAPGSNIAVMQKALNSAADAVILDLEDAVSIAEKETAREQVVDLLASSERSQRVYVRINGWDTPWGRADLENVLAGSIDGIILPKAESPEIVAEVAGSLPQHCDFIPLVETARGLLNAYAVAACHERISRLAFGAVDFTADIGIAYPKNGISLLYARSQLVIVSRAADLLPPVDTVFPDLADASGFAAELDQVRQLGMFGKLAIHPKQLELIHAAFTPSRQKIAEAQKVVKAFENAERQGVAALEIEGQFVDYPVYRQALKLVALAGTLLPDSKGQA, encoded by the coding sequence ATGGATTATATTCGCAGTTTTCTATTCGCCCCCGGCAGCAATATTGCTGTCATGCAGAAAGCCTTAAACAGTGCTGCTGATGCTGTGATCCTCGATCTTGAGGACGCTGTCTCAATTGCTGAAAAAGAAACTGCGAGGGAGCAGGTTGTCGATTTATTGGCCTCATCGGAACGCTCACAGCGAGTCTATGTTCGTATTAATGGCTGGGATACCCCTTGGGGCAGAGCCGATCTTGAAAATGTTCTGGCTGGCAGCATTGATGGCATCATCCTGCCGAAAGCGGAAAGCCCTGAGATTGTTGCCGAAGTTGCCGGTTCGTTGCCGCAGCACTGTGATTTTATCCCGCTGGTGGAAACGGCACGAGGATTGTTGAATGCATACGCTGTTGCCGCATGCCATGAGCGTATTTCCCGACTGGCTTTTGGTGCTGTTGATTTCACTGCGGATATTGGAATTGCATATCCGAAAAACGGCATTTCGTTGCTGTATGCCCGTTCTCAGCTGGTTATTGTGTCACGAGCCGCCGACTTATTACCTCCGGTCGATACGGTTTTTCCCGATTTGGCTGATGCTTCCGGGTTTGCAGCGGAGCTGGATCAAGTCAGGCAATTGGGCATGTTTGGTAAGCTGGCCATCCATCCCAAACAGCTGGAATTAATCCACGCGGCATTTACGCCGAGTCGACAGAAAATTGCCGAAGCACAGAAAGTGGTCAAGGCGTTTGAAAATGCGGAACGGCAGGGAGTTGCTGCTCTGGAGATCGAAGGACAGTTTGTTGATTATCCGGTTTATCGTCAGGCTCTGAAGCTTGTTGCTCTGGCAGGGACGCTGCTTCCGGATTCTAAGGGCCAGGCATGA
- a CDS encoding DUF1847 domain-containing protein encodes MSECNGCPVCKVYQGGECIKGNDFSETNRQSKIAFDDPETLKMLKVSAEIESGHYMQWNRLEELIGFFQKMDYQKIGVANCVGFAKETALLAKILSQHFKVFTICCKNGGLNKDDYGMPHIKPERYEATCNPVGQALILGEHKTDANIILGLCIGHDMIFNQHSEAPVTTFAVKDRVLAHNPMGALYSGYSLRKVLKK; translated from the coding sequence ATGAGCGAATGTAACGGCTGTCCGGTATGTAAAGTCTATCAGGGTGGCGAATGTATCAAGGGAAATGATTTTAGTGAAACCAATAGACAATCCAAAATTGCATTTGACGACCCCGAAACTCTGAAAATGCTCAAAGTTTCCGCTGAAATTGAATCAGGGCATTATATGCAATGGAATCGGCTGGAGGAATTGATCGGATTCTTTCAGAAGATGGATTACCAGAAAATCGGGGTTGCCAACTGTGTCGGATTTGCGAAAGAGACCGCGTTGCTGGCTAAGATTCTTTCCCAGCACTTCAAGGTTTTTACGATCTGCTGTAAAAACGGGGGTCTGAACAAGGATGACTATGGGATGCCTCATATCAAACCGGAACGCTATGAAGCAACCTGCAATCCGGTCGGTCAAGCCCTGATCTTGGGAGAGCATAAAACCGATGCCAATATTATCCTGGGGCTGTGTATTGGCCACGATATGATATTTAATCAGCATTCCGAAGCTCCGGTCACGACATTTGCAGTCAAGGACAGGGTGCTGGCTCATAATCCCATGGGGGCGCTTTACTCCGGGTACAGTTTACGCAAGGTCTTAAAAAAGTAA